Proteins from one Streptomyces roseifaciens genomic window:
- a CDS encoding polynucleotide kinase-phosphatase, whose translation MTTATAPAAAKRTLAVTDLSLVVLVGPTGSGKSTFARKHFKPTEVLSSDFCRGLVADDENDQSASGDAFDVLHYIAGKRLAAGRLTVIDATNVQAEARRQLVRVAREHDVLPIAIVLDLPEDVCAARNAARPDRAHLPRHVIQRHRRELRRSLRGLEREGFRKVHVLRSVEEAEAAEVVLERRYNDLRHLTGPFDIIGDVHGCSSELETLLTELGYADGVHPGGRTAVFVGDLVDRGPDSPGVLRRVMGMVASGNALCVPGNHENKLGRWLKGKKVQPTHGLVETIEQLEREDARDPAFRAQVQEFVDGLVSHYVLDGGKLVVCHAGLPEKYHGRTSGRVRSHALYGDTTGETDEFGLPVRYPWAEDYRGRAAVVYGHTPNPSATWLNNTICLDTGAVFGGKMTALRWPERELVDVPAEQVWYEPARPLASEAPGGEDGRPLDLSDVTGRRVVETRHMGRVAVKEENAAAALEVMSRFSVDPRLLPYLPPTMAPCATSQEEGYLEHPAEAFAAYRADGVRQVVCEEKHMGSRAVALVCRDADVARERFGATGGVSGALYTRTGRPFFDDPAMTERILRRLSTTAGAAGLWEELETDWLLLDAELMPWSLKAQGLLRHQYAAVGAASGAVFPGAIAALESAAERGVDVSGLLDRQRERAADAAAFTEVYRRYCWTTGDSAQGWPGEQAETQSLRRVGVRGTDGLDGIRMAPFQILAVQGRSLAALPHDEQLALIDRMIEAEMYGSESNNGLCAYTPVYMNRLLAPTRRLVVDTEDEASVAAGVQWWLDLTGAGGEGMVVKPRQALVRTAGGRLVQPGVKCRGREYLRIIYGPEYTRPDNLTRLRARHLGHKRSLALREYALGLEALDRLAAGEPLWRVHEAVFGVLALESEPVDPRL comes from the coding sequence ATGACCACAGCAACCGCCCCCGCGGCCGCCAAGCGCACCCTCGCCGTCACCGACCTCTCCCTCGTGGTGCTGGTCGGCCCGACGGGTTCGGGCAAGTCGACCTTCGCCCGGAAGCACTTCAAGCCCACCGAGGTGCTCTCCTCGGACTTCTGCCGCGGCCTCGTCGCCGACGACGAGAACGACCAGAGCGCCAGCGGCGACGCCTTCGACGTGCTGCACTACATCGCGGGCAAGCGCCTCGCCGCCGGCCGCCTCACCGTGATCGACGCGACCAACGTCCAGGCCGAGGCCCGACGGCAGCTGGTCCGCGTCGCCCGGGAGCACGACGTGCTGCCCATCGCGATCGTCCTCGACCTGCCCGAGGACGTCTGCGCCGCGCGCAACGCCGCCCGCCCCGACCGGGCCCACCTGCCCCGCCACGTCATCCAGCGCCACCGCCGCGAGCTGCGCCGCTCGCTGCGCGGCCTGGAGCGCGAGGGCTTCCGCAAGGTGCACGTCCTGCGCAGCGTCGAGGAGGCCGAGGCCGCCGAGGTCGTCCTGGAGCGCCGCTACAACGACCTCCGGCACCTCACCGGCCCCTTCGACATCATCGGCGACGTCCACGGCTGCAGCTCCGAGCTGGAGACCCTGCTCACCGAGCTCGGCTACGCCGACGGCGTCCACCCCGGGGGCCGCACGGCCGTCTTCGTCGGCGACCTCGTCGACCGCGGCCCGGACAGCCCCGGCGTGCTGCGCCGCGTCATGGGCATGGTCGCCTCCGGCAACGCCCTGTGCGTGCCGGGCAACCACGAGAACAAGCTCGGCCGCTGGCTCAAGGGCAAGAAGGTCCAGCCGACCCACGGGCTGGTCGAGACCATCGAGCAGCTGGAGCGCGAGGACGCCCGCGACCCCGCCTTCCGCGCGCAGGTGCAGGAGTTCGTCGACGGGCTCGTCAGCCACTACGTCCTCGACGGCGGCAAGCTCGTGGTCTGCCACGCCGGCCTGCCGGAGAAGTACCACGGCCGCACCTCGGGCCGCGTCCGCTCGCACGCGCTGTACGGGGACACCACCGGCGAGACCGACGAGTTCGGCCTGCCCGTGCGCTACCCGTGGGCCGAGGACTACCGCGGCCGCGCCGCCGTGGTCTACGGGCACACCCCCAACCCGTCGGCCACGTGGCTGAACAACACGATCTGCCTGGACACCGGCGCGGTCTTCGGCGGGAAGATGACCGCGCTGCGCTGGCCCGAGCGCGAGCTGGTGGACGTACCGGCCGAGCAGGTCTGGTACGAGCCTGCGCGGCCGCTGGCGAGCGAGGCGCCCGGCGGGGAGGACGGCCGCCCGCTCGACCTGTCCGACGTCACCGGCCGCCGCGTCGTCGAGACCCGGCACATGGGCCGCGTCGCCGTGAAGGAGGAGAACGCCGCGGCCGCGCTGGAGGTCATGAGCCGCTTCTCCGTCGACCCGCGGCTGCTGCCCTACCTCCCGCCGACCATGGCGCCGTGCGCGACCTCCCAGGAGGAGGGCTACCTGGAGCACCCGGCCGAGGCGTTCGCCGCCTACCGGGCCGACGGGGTGCGGCAGGTGGTGTGCGAGGAGAAGCACATGGGCTCGCGGGCCGTGGCCCTCGTGTGCCGCGACGCGGACGTGGCGCGGGAGCGCTTCGGCGCGACCGGCGGGGTGAGCGGCGCGCTGTACACCCGCACCGGCCGGCCGTTCTTCGACGACCCCGCGATGACCGAGCGCATCCTCCGCCGGCTGAGCACGACGGCCGGTGCGGCCGGGCTGTGGGAGGAGCTGGAGACCGACTGGCTGCTGCTCGACGCCGAGCTCATGCCCTGGTCGCTCAAGGCGCAGGGGCTGCTGCGCCACCAGTACGCGGCCGTGGGCGCCGCGTCCGGCGCGGTCTTCCCGGGTGCGATCGCCGCACTGGAGTCGGCGGCGGAGCGGGGCGTGGACGTGTCCGGGCTGCTGGACCGCCAGCGCGAGCGGGCCGCGGACGCGGCTGCCTTCACGGAGGTGTACCGCCGCTACTGCTGGACCACCGGCGACAGCGCGCAGGGCTGGCCGGGGGAGCAGGCGGAGACGCAGTCCCTGCGCCGGGTCGGTGTCAGGGGCACGGACGGCCTCGACGGCATCCGGATGGCACCGTTCCAGATCCTGGCGGTGCAGGGCCGCAGCCTGGCCGCACTCCCGCACGACGAGCAGCTCGCCCTGATCGACCGGATGATCGAGGCGGAGATGTACGGCTCGGAGTCGAACAACGGCCTCTGCGCGTACACCCCGGTGTACATGAACCGCCTGCTCGCCCCGACCCGTCGCCTCGTCGTCGACACCGAGGACGAGGCGTCCGTGGCCGCCGGCGTGCAGTGGTGGCTGGACCTGACCGGCGCCGGCGGCGAGGGCATGGTCGTCAAGCCGCGGCAGGCGCTCGTACGGACCGCCGGCGGGCGGCTCGTCCAGCCCGGCGTCAAGTGCCGCGGCCGGGAGTACCTGCGGATCATCTACGGTCCCGAGTACACCCGCCCGGACAACCTGACCCGGCTGCGCGCACGCCACCTCGGCCACAAGCGCTCGCTCGCGCTGCGCGAGTACGCGCTCGGGCTGGAGGCGCTGGACCGGCTGGCGGCGGGCGAGCCGCTGTGGCGGGTGCACGAGGCGGTCTTCGGGGTCCTCGCCCTGGAGTCGGAGCCGGTGGACCCGCGGCTGTAG
- a CDS encoding RidA family protein yields the protein MRRINPPELSPPTGFSHAVTATGSRLVLLAGQTALDGAGRIVPGGLPEQFERALGNLLAALRAAGGGPQHLARVTVYATDVAAYRAHARELGGIWRRLAGRDYPAMAVIGAVRLWDEAALVELDGIAMLP from the coding sequence GTGCGCCGGATCAACCCGCCGGAGCTCTCCCCGCCCACCGGCTTCTCCCACGCCGTCACCGCAACCGGGAGCCGGCTCGTCCTCCTGGCGGGGCAGACCGCCCTCGACGGCGCCGGCCGGATCGTGCCCGGCGGGCTGCCGGAGCAGTTCGAGCGGGCCCTGGGCAATCTGCTCGCCGCCCTCCGCGCCGCGGGCGGCGGGCCGCAGCACCTCGCGCGCGTCACCGTCTACGCCACCGACGTCGCCGCCTACCGCGCGCACGCCCGGGAACTGGGCGGCATCTGGCGGCGGCTGGCCGGGCGGGACTACCCGGCGATGGCCGTCATCGGCGCGGTGCGCCTGTGGGACGAGGCGGCGCTGGTGGAACTGGACGGGATCGCGATGCTGCCATGA
- a CDS encoding acyl-CoA dehydrogenase family protein, giving the protein MVTPFALHPQQRAWCEDLRTLAAERLRPLAAGGEPGRVDRPLVAALGELGLLARLFPADGPVRATDLCLLRESLARECTEAETALALQGLGAYPVVQSGTARQRARWMPEVVAGRAVAAFALSEPAAGSDAAALELCAEPDPSGAGDGWRLSGEKTWISNAPEADVYTVFARTGQAPGSRGVTAFLVPGDSAGLSGRSLDMLSPHPIGTLTFDGVPVGAGDVLGVPGGGFRVAMRTLDLFRPSVGAFAVGMARAALAAAVAHAGERRAFGGPLKDLQAVSHQLAEMATRTEAAALLVYAAAAAYDAGEPGIAARSAMAKLFATETAQYVVDASVQLHGARALRRGHLLEHLYREVRAPRIYEGASEVQRTIIAKELYR; this is encoded by the coding sequence ATGGTCACCCCGTTCGCCCTCCACCCGCAGCAGCGCGCCTGGTGCGAAGACCTGCGCACCCTCGCGGCGGAGCGGCTGCGCCCGCTCGCGGCCGGCGGCGAGCCGGGCCGCGTCGACCGGCCCCTCGTCGCCGCCCTCGGCGAACTCGGCCTGCTGGCCCGGCTCTTCCCCGCCGACGGGCCGGTGCGCGCGACGGACCTGTGCCTGCTGCGGGAGTCCCTCGCGCGGGAGTGCACGGAGGCCGAGACCGCGCTCGCCCTGCAGGGGCTCGGCGCCTACCCCGTCGTGCAGTCCGGGACCGCCCGGCAGCGCGCCCGCTGGATGCCGGAGGTGGTCGCGGGCCGGGCGGTGGCCGCGTTCGCGCTGAGCGAGCCGGCCGCCGGGTCCGACGCGGCGGCGCTGGAGCTGTGCGCCGAGCCGGACCCGTCCGGCGCCGGGGACGGCTGGCGCCTCTCGGGCGAGAAGACGTGGATCTCCAACGCCCCCGAGGCCGACGTCTACACCGTCTTCGCCCGTACGGGGCAGGCGCCCGGCTCGCGGGGCGTGACGGCGTTCCTCGTACCCGGCGACAGCGCGGGACTGTCCGGCCGCAGCCTGGACATGCTCAGCCCGCACCCCATCGGCACGCTGACGTTCGACGGCGTGCCGGTCGGCGCCGGGGACGTCCTCGGGGTGCCGGGCGGCGGCTTCCGCGTCGCCATGCGCACGCTCGACCTCTTCCGGCCGAGCGTGGGGGCCTTCGCCGTCGGCATGGCCCGGGCCGCGCTCGCGGCCGCCGTCGCCCACGCCGGGGAGCGGCGCGCGTTCGGCGGCCCCCTGAAGGACCTGCAGGCCGTCTCCCACCAGCTCGCCGAGATGGCCACCCGCACGGAGGCCGCGGCGCTGCTGGTGTACGCGGCGGCCGCGGCGTACGACGCGGGCGAGCCCGGCATCGCGGCCCGCTCGGCGATGGCCAAGCTGTTCGCCACCGAGACCGCGCAGTACGTCGTGGACGCGTCCGTGCAGCTCCACGGCGCCCGCGCGCTGCGCCGGGGGCACCTGCTGGAGCACCTGTACCGGGAGGTGCGCGCGCCGCGGATCTACGAGGGCGCGAGCGAGGTCCAGCGCACGATCATCGCGAAGGAGCTGTACCGGTGA
- a CDS encoding AMP-binding protein has product MAATELQPSAHVDTFPRDHLPPAGHWPGLPYKSGALPAYPPRLNCGSELLDATVARLGPDRPAVHDDTGCRWTYGQLAAHVDRIAHTLTGDLGVVPGNRVLLRGPTTPWLAACWLAVMKAGAVAVTVLAAQRPHELATICELARIRHALCDARSLDGLDALAQAPEPLRITPYGGDTPGDLLRLAADKPSSYAAVDTSADDVALIAFTSGTTGRPKGCMHFHRDVLAIADTFSAHVLRPRPDDVFAGSPPLGFTFGLGGLVIFPLRAGAATLLTDWRGPEHLLADIRRHRVSVLFTAPTAYRSMLETLEQPGPHDVSSLRRCVSAGEHLPAALWHAWRQATGLRVINGIGATEMLHIFISAADDAIRPGTTGLPVPGYEARVVGPDGRTVPDGEPGLLAVRGPTGCRYLSDARQREYVRDGWNLTGDTYVREPGGHFRYVARADDMIISAGYNIAGPEVEEALLRHPDVLEAAVVGRPDERRGEIVVAHVVLRAGVPRTAETAAALREFTKKEIVPYKCPREIEFPEALPRTPTGKLQRFRLRHGALQFPRD; this is encoded by the coding sequence ATGGCAGCGACCGAGCTTCAGCCGTCGGCCCACGTCGACACCTTCCCGCGCGACCACCTCCCGCCCGCCGGCCACTGGCCCGGCCTGCCGTACAAGAGCGGCGCCCTGCCGGCCTACCCGCCCCGCCTCAACTGCGGCAGCGAACTCCTCGACGCCACCGTGGCCCGGCTGGGCCCGGACCGCCCCGCCGTGCACGACGACACCGGCTGCCGGTGGACCTACGGCCAACTCGCCGCCCACGTCGACCGCATAGCCCACACCCTCACCGGCGACCTCGGCGTGGTCCCCGGCAACCGCGTCCTGCTGCGCGGCCCCACCACCCCCTGGCTCGCCGCCTGCTGGCTCGCCGTGATGAAGGCCGGAGCCGTCGCCGTCACCGTCCTGGCCGCCCAGCGCCCGCACGAACTCGCCACGATCTGCGAACTGGCCCGCATACGGCACGCCTTGTGCGACGCCCGCTCGCTCGACGGCCTCGACGCCCTCGCGCAGGCCCCGGAACCCCTGCGCATCACCCCGTACGGCGGGGACACCCCCGGCGACCTGCTGCGCCTGGCCGCGGACAAACCCTCATCGTATGCGGCGGTGGACACCTCCGCGGACGACGTCGCCCTCATCGCCTTCACCTCCGGCACCACCGGACGCCCCAAGGGCTGCATGCACTTCCACCGCGACGTGCTCGCCATAGCCGACACCTTCTCGGCACACGTCCTGCGGCCGCGCCCCGACGACGTCTTCGCCGGCAGCCCGCCCCTGGGCTTCACCTTCGGCCTCGGCGGCCTGGTGATCTTCCCCCTGCGGGCGGGCGCCGCCACCCTGCTGACCGACTGGCGCGGCCCCGAGCACCTCCTCGCCGACATCCGGCGCCACCGCGTCTCCGTGCTCTTCACCGCCCCCACCGCCTACCGCTCGATGCTGGAGACCCTGGAGCAGCCCGGCCCGCACGACGTCTCGTCGCTGCGCCGCTGCGTCTCCGCGGGCGAACACCTGCCCGCGGCCCTCTGGCACGCCTGGCGGCAGGCCACCGGGCTGCGCGTCATCAACGGCATCGGCGCGACCGAGATGCTGCACATCTTCATCTCCGCCGCCGACGACGCGATCCGCCCCGGCACCACCGGCCTGCCCGTCCCCGGCTACGAGGCGCGCGTCGTCGGCCCCGACGGCCGGACGGTGCCGGACGGCGAACCCGGCCTGCTGGCCGTGCGCGGCCCCACCGGCTGCCGCTACCTCTCCGACGCACGGCAGCGCGAGTACGTGCGCGACGGCTGGAACCTCACCGGGGACACCTACGTCCGCGAGCCCGGCGGCCACTTCCGCTACGTCGCCCGCGCCGACGACATGATCATCTCGGCCGGCTACAACATCGCCGGCCCGGAGGTGGAAGAGGCCCTGCTGCGCCACCCCGACGTCCTGGAAGCGGCCGTCGTCGGGCGACCCGACGAGCGGCGCGGCGAGATCGTCGTGGCCCACGTGGTGCTCCGGGCGGGGGTTCCGCGCACCGCGGAAACGGCGGCGGCGCTGCGGGAGTTCACCAAAAAGGAGATCGTTCCCTACAAGTGCCCTCGCGAGATCGAGTTCCCGGAGGCCCTTCCCCGCACGCCCACCGGCAAATTGCAGCGCTTCCGGCTGCGTCACGGCGCTTTACAGTTTCCCCGTGACTGA
- a CDS encoding PaaX family transcriptional regulator C-terminal domain-containing protein, with translation MTDQQPLHTPRSLIVTFYGAYGRGGARHTGGRPVPIAALIRLLGAVGVDSPSVRSAVSRLKRRGLLVADRTPDGAAGYGLSEAARQLLDDGDRRIYGRASTRTAGGWLLAVFSVPEEERHKRHLLRSRLARLGFGTAAPGVWIAPAHVHDETRHTLERLGLASYVDLFRGSHLGFEPTAEAVGRWWDLESLAAQHHAFLTAHEPVLRRWARRRVVPPRDAYRDYLLALDSWRHLPYADPGLPGGLLPADWPGVRAARVFGALHSRLREAGARFVAGELA, from the coding sequence GTGACTGACCAGCAACCACTCCATACTCCTCGGTCCCTCATCGTCACTTTCTACGGCGCGTACGGCCGCGGGGGCGCCCGCCATACGGGCGGCCGGCCCGTACCGATCGCGGCCCTGATCCGGTTGCTGGGTGCCGTCGGCGTGGACTCGCCCTCGGTGCGGTCGGCCGTCTCGCGCCTCAAACGACGCGGCCTGCTCGTCGCGGACCGCACGCCCGACGGGGCCGCGGGCTACGGCCTCTCGGAAGCCGCACGGCAGCTCCTCGACGACGGCGACCGGCGCATCTACGGCCGGGCCTCCACGCGGACGGCCGGCGGCTGGCTGCTGGCCGTGTTCTCCGTACCCGAGGAGGAGCGGCACAAGCGGCACCTGCTGCGCTCGCGGCTGGCCCGGCTCGGCTTCGGGACCGCCGCCCCCGGCGTGTGGATCGCTCCCGCGCACGTCCACGACGAGACGCGGCACACCCTCGAACGGCTCGGACTGGCCTCCTACGTCGACCTGTTCAGGGGCTCCCACCTCGGCTTCGAACCGACCGCCGAAGCCGTGGGCCGCTGGTGGGACCTCGAATCCCTCGCCGCGCAGCACCACGCCTTCCTGACCGCCCACGAACCCGTGCTGCGGCGCTGGGCGCGGCGCCGGGTGGTGCCGCCACGCGACGCCTACCGCGACTACCTCCTCGCGCTGGACTCGTGGCGGCACCTGCCGTACGCGGACCCCGGCCTGCCGGGCGGCTTGCTGCCGGCCGACTGGCCCGGGGTGCGGGCGGCGCGGGTGTTCGGTGCGCTGCATTCTCGGCTGCGGGAGGCGGGGGCGCGGTTCGTGGCGGGGGAGCTGGCCTGA
- a CDS encoding bifunctional salicylyl-CoA 5-hydroxylase/oxidoreductase: MTGAAARVAVIGGGPGGLYAAALLKRLAPEREVTLWERNAPDDTFGFGVVLSDETLGGIESADPEVYAALRREFVRWDDIDVVHRGTALRSGGHGFAALGRRRLLEILHERCHALGVRLRFRTEAPPAEELARTHDLVIAADGVHSRTREAHAERFRPTLTTHRCRYIWLSADFAFDAFRFEIAETEHGLMQLHGYPYRHDASTVVVEMREEVWRRAGLDRADEDATLEACGKYFADALGGRPLRSNHSAWTAFRTVVNGHWHHGRTVLLGDAAHTAHFSIGSGTKLAVEDALALAQALERHPDVPAALAAYEDERRPAVASTQRAARASLEWFEDLAVHVDQPPRRFAFNLLTRSRRVTHANLRLRDADFVASVEDEAGVPPGTPPMFTPFRLRGLTLRNRVVVSPMDMYSAADGTPGDFHLVHLGARALGGAGLVMAEMVCVSEEGRITPGCSGMYAPEHERAWRRITGFVHDRAPGTAIGLQLGHAGRKGSTRRMWEGIDQPLPEGNWPLVAPSALPYRAGVNQTPRALSVAEMRAVRDQFVRSAQAASRAGFDLLELHCAHGYLLSGFLSPLTNRRDDAYGGDLDGRLRYPLEVFDAVRAVWPADRPMTVRISATDWADGGTTAEDAVAVARAFAAHGADALDVSTGQVVADERPAFGRSYQTPFADRIRHEAGVPVIAVGAISSWDDVNSLILAGRADLCALGRPHLYDPHWTLHAAAEQEYAGPGVSWPAPYRAGSRRPPTGRGA; encoded by the coding sequence ATGACGGGCGCCGCCGCGCGGGTCGCCGTCATCGGCGGCGGGCCGGGCGGCCTCTACGCCGCGGCCCTGCTGAAACGTCTCGCCCCGGAGCGCGAGGTCACCCTCTGGGAACGCAACGCCCCCGACGACACCTTCGGCTTCGGCGTGGTCCTCTCCGACGAGACCCTCGGCGGCATCGAGAGCGCCGACCCGGAGGTCTACGCCGCCCTGCGCCGCGAGTTCGTCCGCTGGGACGACATCGACGTCGTCCACCGCGGCACCGCGCTGCGCTCCGGGGGCCACGGCTTCGCCGCCCTCGGCCGCCGCCGGCTCCTGGAGATCCTCCACGAGCGCTGCCACGCGCTCGGCGTCCGGCTCCGCTTCCGCACGGAGGCGCCGCCCGCCGAGGAGCTCGCCCGCACCCACGACCTCGTCATCGCCGCCGACGGCGTCCACAGCCGCACGCGCGAAGCCCACGCGGAACGCTTCCGGCCCACCCTCACCACCCACCGCTGCCGCTACATCTGGCTCTCCGCCGACTTCGCCTTCGACGCCTTCCGCTTCGAGATCGCCGAGACCGAGCACGGCCTGATGCAGCTCCACGGCTACCCGTACCGGCACGACGCCAGCACCGTCGTCGTCGAGATGCGCGAGGAGGTCTGGCGCCGCGCGGGCCTCGACCGCGCCGACGAGGACGCCACGCTGGAGGCCTGCGGCAAGTACTTCGCCGACGCCCTCGGCGGCCGCCCCCTGCGCTCCAACCACTCCGCCTGGACCGCCTTCCGCACGGTCGTCAACGGGCACTGGCACCACGGCCGTACGGTCCTCCTCGGCGACGCCGCCCACACCGCCCACTTCTCCATCGGCTCCGGCACCAAGCTCGCCGTCGAGGACGCCCTCGCCCTCGCACAGGCCCTGGAGCGGCACCCCGACGTGCCAGCGGCGCTCGCCGCCTACGAGGACGAGCGGCGCCCGGCCGTCGCCTCCACCCAGCGTGCCGCCCGCGCCAGCCTGGAGTGGTTCGAGGACCTCGCCGTGCACGTGGACCAGCCCCCGCGCCGGTTCGCCTTCAACCTCCTCACCCGCAGCCGCCGCGTCACCCACGCCAACCTGCGCCTGCGCGACGCGGACTTCGTCGCCTCCGTGGAGGACGAGGCCGGCGTCCCGCCCGGCACGCCGCCCATGTTCACCCCCTTCCGGCTGCGCGGCCTGACCCTGCGCAACCGGGTCGTCGTCTCCCCCATGGACATGTACTCCGCGGCCGACGGCACCCCCGGCGACTTCCACCTCGTCCACCTCGGCGCGCGCGCCCTCGGCGGAGCCGGGCTCGTCATGGCCGAAATGGTCTGCGTGAGCGAAGAGGGCCGGATCACGCCCGGCTGCTCGGGGATGTACGCCCCGGAACACGAGCGGGCGTGGCGCCGCATCACCGGCTTCGTGCACGACCGGGCGCCGGGCACGGCGATCGGCCTCCAGCTGGGGCACGCGGGACGCAAGGGCTCCACGCGCCGTATGTGGGAGGGCATCGACCAGCCGCTCCCGGAGGGGAACTGGCCGCTGGTCGCGCCGTCGGCGCTGCCGTACCGGGCCGGCGTCAACCAGACCCCGCGCGCCCTGTCGGTCGCCGAAATGCGTGCCGTACGCGATCAGTTCGTACGGTCCGCGCAGGCCGCCTCCCGCGCCGGGTTCGACCTCCTCGAACTCCACTGCGCCCACGGCTACCTGCTGTCCGGCTTCCTCTCCCCCCTGACCAACCGCCGCGACGACGCCTACGGTGGCGATCTCGACGGGCGGCTGCGCTACCCCCTGGAGGTCTTCGACGCCGTCCGGGCCGTGTGGCCCGCCGACCGGCCCATGACCGTACGGATCTCCGCCACCGACTGGGCCGACGGCGGCACCACCGCGGAGGACGCCGTCGCCGTCGCGCGCGCCTTCGCCGCCCACGGGGCCGACGCGCTCGACGTCTCCACCGGCCAGGTCGTCGCCGACGAGCGGCCCGCGTTCGGCCGCTCGTACCAGACGCCCTTCGCCGACCGCATCCGCCACGAGGCGGGCGTCCCCGTGATCGCGGTGGGCGCCATCTCCTCCTGGGACGACGTCAACTCCCTGATCCTGGCGGGCCGCGCCGACCTCTGCGCACTCGGCCGGCCGCACCTGTACGACCCGCACTGGACGCTGCACGCGGCGGCCGAACAGGAGTACGCGGGGCCGGGGGTGTCGTGGCCTGCGCCGTACCGGGCCGGGAGCCGGAGGCCGCCGACCGGGCGCGGGGCTTAG
- a CDS encoding enoyl-CoA hydratase family protein, whose amino-acid sequence MSPFTGSASRTEEWRHLRLTLDAGVATVTLARPDKLNALTFGAYADLRDLLPELARDGSVRALVLGGEGRGFCSGGDVDEIIGATLAMDTGQLLDFNRMTGQTVRALRECPFPVVAAVHGVAAGAGAVLALAADFRVADPTARFAFLFTRVGLSGGDMGAAYLLPRVVGLGHATRLLMLGEPVRAAEAERIGLISQLTDEGRAADAAQALARRLADGPALAHAQTKALLTAELDMPLAAAVELDAATQALLMNSADYAEFHAAFTEKRTPKWRGR is encoded by the coding sequence ATGAGTCCGTTCACCGGCTCCGCGTCCCGTACCGAGGAGTGGCGGCACCTGCGCCTCACCCTCGACGCGGGCGTCGCGACCGTCACCCTCGCCCGCCCGGACAAGCTCAACGCCCTCACCTTCGGCGCCTACGCCGACCTGCGCGACCTCCTGCCCGAGCTGGCCCGCGACGGCTCCGTGCGCGCCCTCGTGCTCGGCGGCGAGGGCCGCGGGTTCTGCTCCGGCGGCGACGTCGACGAGATCATCGGCGCGACCCTGGCCATGGACACCGGGCAGCTCCTGGACTTCAACCGGATGACCGGGCAGACCGTACGGGCCCTGCGCGAGTGCCCCTTCCCGGTCGTCGCCGCCGTGCACGGGGTCGCCGCGGGCGCCGGGGCGGTCCTCGCGCTCGCCGCCGACTTCCGCGTCGCCGACCCGACCGCCCGCTTCGCGTTCCTCTTCACCCGGGTCGGGCTCTCCGGCGGCGACATGGGCGCCGCCTACCTGCTCCCCCGCGTCGTCGGCCTCGGGCACGCCACCCGGCTGCTGATGCTCGGCGAGCCCGTACGCGCCGCCGAGGCCGAACGCATCGGCCTGATCAGCCAGCTGACCGACGAAGGGCGGGCCGCCGACGCGGCACAGGCCCTCGCCCGCCGTCTCGCCGACGGGCCCGCCCTCGCCCACGCCCAGACCAAGGCCTTGCTCACCGCCGAGCTCGACATGCCCCTCGCGGCCGCCGTCGAGCTCGACGCCGCCACCCAGGCCCTGCTCATGAACAGCGCCGACTACGCCGAGTTCCACGCCGCGTTCACCGAGAAGCGGACCCCGAAGTGGCGGGGGCGATGA
- the argF gene encoding ornithine carbamoyltransferase yields the protein MTTDLKGRHFLKETDFTAEEFHSLVELAAELKAARQTGTEEQRLLGRHIALIFEKTSTRTRCAFEVAAGDQGARTTYLDPAGSQIGHKESVRDTARVLGRMFDAIEYRGHGQDVVEELAEHAGVPVYNGLTDEWHPTQMLADVLTMSEHTAKSLDHVAFAYLGDARYNMGNSYLVTGALLGMDVRIVAPEELWPDADVIAMARRLAETSGARITLTPDVAEGVKGADFVATDVWVSMGEPKEVWDARIALLAPYAVTMDVLRATGNPAVKFLHCLPAFHDLETSVAREIHERHGLTSLEVTDEVFESQHSVVFDQAENRMHTIKAVLVATLAG from the coding sequence ATGACGACAGACCTCAAGGGCCGTCACTTCCTCAAGGAGACGGACTTCACCGCCGAGGAGTTCCACAGCCTCGTCGAGCTCGCGGCCGAGCTCAAGGCCGCGCGGCAGACCGGCACCGAGGAGCAGCGGCTCCTCGGCCGGCACATCGCCCTGATCTTCGAGAAGACCTCGACGCGCACCCGCTGCGCCTTCGAGGTCGCCGCGGGCGACCAGGGGGCCCGCACGACCTACCTCGACCCGGCGGGCTCCCAGATCGGGCACAAGGAGTCGGTCAGGGACACGGCACGCGTGCTCGGCCGCATGTTCGACGCCATCGAGTACCGGGGCCACGGCCAGGACGTCGTGGAGGAGCTGGCCGAGCACGCCGGGGTGCCCGTCTACAACGGCCTGACGGACGAGTGGCACCCCACCCAGATGCTCGCCGACGTCCTCACCATGTCCGAGCACACCGCCAAGTCCCTGGACCACGTCGCCTTCGCCTACCTCGGCGACGCCCGCTACAACATGGGCAACTCCTACCTCGTCACCGGCGCGCTCCTCGGCATGGACGTGCGCATCGTGGCCCCTGAGGAGCTGTGGCCCGACGCGGACGTCATCGCGATGGCGCGGCGGCTCGCCGAGACGAGCGGGGCGCGGATCACCCTCACCCCGGACGTCGCCGAGGGCGTGAAGGGCGCGGACTTCGTCGCCACCGACGTATGGGTGTCGATGGGCGAGCCCAAGGAGGTGTGGGACGCCCGCATCGCCCTGCTCGCGCCGTACGCCGTCACCATGGACGTGCTGCGCGCGACGGGCAATCCGGCGGTGAAGTTCCTGCACTGCCTGCCCGCCTTCCACGACCTGGAGACCTCGGTCGCCCGCGAGATCCACGAGCGGCACGGGCTGACCTCCCTGGAGGTCACCGACGAGGTCTTCGAGTCGCAGCACTCCGTCGTCTTCGACCAGGCCGAGAACCGGATGCACACGATCAAGGCGGTGCTGGTGGCGACGCTGGCCGGCTGA